In Turicibacter sanguinis, a genomic segment contains:
- a CDS encoding type IV pilus twitching motility protein PilT, which translates to MQSINEILTEAITLKASDIHITVGVPVMIRLRGELRPLNDDVLAPSIVTALVHEIIPQDHFESFQENYQLDFSHSIPGVSRFRVNAYYQRGQMALAIRPIPNKIPTFEELELPPILKAFMDKPRGLVLVTGPTGSGKSTTLAAMINYVNQNAHKHIITLEDPIEFQHKHNKCVINQREIGSDVKDFNSALRVALRQDPDIILVGEMRDLETIQIALTAAETGHLVIGTLHTSSAASTIERIINVFPAEKQTQIRMQLAGSLVGVVAQRLFKRQDSDGRKAVCEIMVNTPAIANLIRQEKVYQIPSVIQTSKEMGMQTMEMAIKEQMMYGVIGMEDAKAYLE; encoded by the coding sequence ATGCAATCAATTAATGAGATTTTAACGGAGGCGATTACGCTTAAAGCCTCAGATATTCATATTACAGTAGGGGTACCAGTGATGATTCGTTTAAGGGGAGAATTACGCCCCTTAAATGATGACGTCTTAGCACCGTCAATTGTGACAGCATTAGTACATGAAATTATTCCGCAAGATCATTTTGAAAGCTTTCAAGAAAATTATCAGCTAGATTTTTCTCATAGTATTCCGGGGGTTTCACGTTTTCGTGTAAATGCTTATTATCAACGTGGCCAAATGGCACTGGCTATTCGACCGATTCCAAATAAAATTCCTACATTTGAAGAACTTGAGTTACCTCCTATTTTAAAAGCTTTTATGGATAAACCACGCGGGCTTGTGTTAGTAACTGGTCCTACAGGTTCAGGTAAATCAACCACGTTAGCTGCCATGATTAATTATGTGAATCAAAACGCCCATAAGCATATTATTACGCTTGAAGATCCGATTGAGTTTCAGCATAAACATAATAAATGTGTGATTAATCAAAGGGAAATTGGATCAGATGTGAAGGATTTTAATTCTGCATTACGTGTTGCCCTTCGCCAGGATCCAGATATTATTTTAGTGGGGGAGATGCGTGATTTAGAAACTATACAAATTGCTTTAACAGCAGCTGAAACAGGTCATTTAGTGATTGGAACGCTACATACTTCATCAGCTGCTTCAACGATTGAACGTATTATTAATGTTTTCCCAGCAGAGAAGCAAACTCAAATTCGTATGCAGTTAGCTGGAAGTCTAGTTGGGGTAGTAGCGCAGCGTCTATTTAAGCGTCAAGATAGTGATGGTCGTAAAGCTGTGTGTGAGATTATGGTCAATACTCCTGCTATCGCAAATTTAATCCGTCAAGAAAAAGTTTATCAAATTCCAAGTGTCATCCAAACGAGTAAAGAGATGGG